The Lytechinus variegatus isolate NC3 chromosome 1, Lvar_3.0, whole genome shotgun sequence nucleotide sequence tgttgGGGAGAGAAGGGGTCGATTGTCAGGAGCTAATATGCCccttaattcaatttcaaacattttattttcacactAACCCATAATGATTTTAGGTGGCATATTTCGTGTCAAATAATATTATAACCAttcattttatctgacaatgAAGTCAGACAACGAGTTTGTTACTTTTAAGATTAACCAAAAGTTTACTAATTTTCCTGCGGGAAGTATAAAAAGAACATTACCTCCACAAAGTGTAGGTAGGTCCTCTGTCGACTCGGTTGGCACATTGAAGTTTTCTCTATCGTCATCTGAAACTTGCTCTAGATTTAATCAAGGAAAGAATAATTTCACAtatctatataggcctacatcaaaaTGGCGTTTAAACATTACATGAGTTCAAACGTCGACGGCTTTCCCCTTACACCCAAACACGTTCACATGACCATGATGACCAACAAGAAATTTTATGTTACAAAAACTGACACAATGTCAGTTAAAGAAATTAtcaatgaggaaaaaatatcataatttcacTAAAAATCCACTCACTATCAAAAGAACGGACTCGATGATTTTCGCGTGAACCTATATGTGCAGATGTAGATCTAGTAttctaaaataaatgaatgggaGGATGTGGGACAGAAGTGAATACGAATTCTTCATAATAAAAGGAaatccaaaagttacagtggGAGACACAAGGTACAATTATAATTTTGGGAAGAATGATAATGGTGGGACATACATTTGGACTCGAATTTTATCACGGTTCAGGATTTCTCTGTTAACATACTTTTTTTGAGGACTCATCCATTATTGGAGTTAGTTCAATCTTGACCATAAGTACATGTTTATTCCTCCTTTTGCAATCTGTTTTCCCCCTCCCTACCACTATCTCGCTATTACGCTCCCCTTTCTGCCTATTTGCTCTCTCCTTTCGAATTCTACTGTTTATCcgcaatctgattttttttttacaacttcgTATGTTCCTTTCATGCTAAGCGATgaaacaaataacaattttgTAATAATACTGATGTtcacgatgacgatgatgataataatagtggtaatattaatgataataatagtaataataacaattataatatgtttattcataaggcGCTAAAGACATACATTGTAGCATTTAAGCGCTAGCAGGTATATTATTTCCCCGTCATCGGATTCAACAACTTGTTCCCGCTCACAATATCATCAATAGTTTTTCCCCATCGATATCAACATAATGAGTTCTTGATTCGGAATTCGTTTGAATTTACCATATCTTATTTCTATTGTCCATGACGTTCTTCCAACAATATTACTTGCTGAACACATGACGTGGTTTGTGAGAGGCAGATCGCCTCGATTTCCAGGTATCTCCAGGATACCTACTATCACAGTCCCAGAAATCAGTTCAATTGGTCGAGAGAGATTGGTAACGTAATATTGACTAGTCCATTCGATCACAGGGGGTGGTATTGCTTCTGCAACACACGTTATGTTGACAGATCTCCTCTGTTGCGGAATAATCACGGTTCGCAGTTTAGTTAAAATCACTGGTTCATCtgaaatagcaaaaaaaatcggTTAAATTGTCAGTAGATTTTTTGGGGTTATGTGATATTGTTATCcgaaatcatcataattatcaattaCATTGAGATAATATCAGTTTTCCTTGTCGTTGGAAAATGTATTCTGCTTAACAGTCTCACATGAGATGAAAGAATATATTTTTGGATCATCAGATGAGAAAAGAACAATATGTCTAATCTAATCTAGATCTGAAATTCTTACAACTTAAAATTCTTGTAAGAAATGAAGggaaagagaaacaaaacaatCAATATGATTGAGCAGTCAAGGGGCTGTTCTACCCAGCAATACCAAAACTTCGATTTCGTGCAAAGCCCCCCGCGTCAAAGCTGAGTCTGCAAGTGGCACTTACATTATAACccctattcttaaaaaaatatacttatGAAGGAGTCCATGAAAATTGCCTGTCTGTTGGTTAACtctcattttttcatcaattctacaaaatatttcaagatttcTGGGAAAAACTGAAGTGGGATTCAACTACTTCAACAGTCCTGTGTATCGTCCttcacattatacatgtacgtatagGCAAGTATTCATAATGGTGGGATTTGCTATTCTACGCTAATCCAGTAAATTCTAAAGGGTTAACAAGAGTATTGATGTAGGCCTCATTTTCTAAGGAATACAGTATTTTGAATTTGAGATAATTCTGTCCTTACAGAATATGAGAAGTGTAAAACTGGTAATGAAAGGAGCAGAGGAGATCTGGTTTTCAGCAAGGCAACGGTAGCGGCCCGCGTCTCTTCTGGTCGCGTGAGATAGGTGGAGCAAACTTTCATTTTGCCGTAAGGTGTCCTTGATTCTGTGTGTTTGCTTTTCCCAGTAGACATGTGGCGCTGGATTGGCGCCGTGTGCAGTACAGAGAACCGTCAATGATTCGCCTTCTGTCACAGGGCTCTCCGTCCAGTTGACCGTCAGGCTCAGGGGAGGGGCTGCAATTAGTTGTGataattatattaatgataacaattctaataacgttttatttaccaagGACGGCCACTTCAGTTACAAGACATAACTACCTGCGCGCTGCAGCGGGTCCTGCATGTCATAACATATTGTAATTTCCCCCTCTGGGCCCTTCCCAATCCAAATGCTGAGCGCCATACTAGTAGACAGAAGGTTCCAACTTATAAGTCTTTGATACGACTCGGCCGGGGATCAAACACATGACCTCCCGTTCTGACTCTCAAAaagcattattttttcattacaatGTTCCAGATAAAAGAATAAATCGTACTAGAAACGATATACTCTCGATTGAACGAACGCGACAAtctttattcattataattGGTAATAGACCGTGTCATCATTCTAGTCGCATAATAAATCTCTCATGACATACCTTGgtgaatatttgaaaaaaagttcaaaacATATATCTTGATAATAGAACCGAACACGTAACTTCGGACACACTCTACCAAAACATgctaatgagaaaaaaaatgccattaacTACTTTAAATGGTCTTTTTGCATATTATGGTAGGCCTGCATAAGATAAAGATAATGATTAACTTACCAAAAACAGTCAGTTTAACTGCCTTCTCGACAGTCTTCAATGGCGACGATACTTTGCAGACAACCTCTAGGCCATCGTCCTCACCATCAACTACCAACTCAAGGTAACTCGTCACATCGAAACGCCCATGTCTCTCCCGATGATGACTGGTACCAGGATGCTCCATCCCTCCAACATACCATCGGATGACGGCCACAGGGTAGGAGTTTATGGTGGAGCAGGTTAAGATGACGGATCGACGGATGGTAGCGAGGGTAATGTTTGTACCTCCAGTGATCGTTGGAGGGGTAAGGGGAGCTATTCGATCAGAgttgatgaaaatacaaatatatgtatGATTTAAGGCATCAATCCGTAAAATAGAGTGCTTATTCTATGAACACATAGGAGGGATGTTTGTTCTCTTGCTGGtacaatgtttaataatttcgGTTCCATCACATTATTTTGCACCGGCTACAGTCGCTCCAATGCAAATTTCACACATGAATTGAATGatcaacttcaaccctggaatTAACACTACACCTTATCCttaacctaacataaaaccctattgcaaccctaattAACCATATATTTTAGACGGAATAAAACCCGGAGAGATTGTCAccgagcaaatgtcgtgtcaccattATTTCAGTTAATTATTTCGAATGGTTTATTTGTAGAAAGTGGAAGGTTTTGATAAACTATCAGATGAAATCTCTATGCGTAATACAAATACTTGTAAGTCGCACATTGATTGAACTGAAATGATAATTAATCGATAAACGAACATGGTATACAGCATGCACGACATATAATCGCCAGGTTCATCTGtaattattttgacaaaaaatctTTAAGACTTGTAGCaataaaaatagataatatTCTGTCATCCTcactaaaaataaatatatacggTATATATCACACAACACATGACAAAACTATATTTTGTCGAGTTTGTCCAAGAATTTAGTTACAAACTTTCAGATAATGATATTTAAAACTATATCAAAGAGATTGAATTGATTTTGTGTCTTGTATGTGCAAgttcaaaataaacaaacatcaCTGGATTCACCTACAGTACGAAGGATGACCGAAGAATTGGCCATTGAGGAACCAGACCCACGACCACAACATGTCAAGCGTAGATACCCAAGCACAGAAGTCCGCCTTATTTTCAGTGTACTGATAGAATCAAAAAGACCTCTGTATGTGTAGCTGCTGAACGAAACACGTGAAACCTCGAACGTGATTGGTCGACGAGAGAATGACCACGTGATGTTTGCAGCTGGTTTGGCGCCAAACGAGTAACACTTGAAAAAAGCGAGGTTGTGTTCCTCAATTGTCAAGACGTCACCATTTTTAAGGAATTGCCCTCTGTTAAAAGTTATCATGACCTTTGAAACGGGGACTGGGGGAAATAAAACATAGACACAAATAGTAAGATTTAAAGATTTGATATGGATATATTTCTTAAACCTTTAAGCTTAGTCTTATGGGGAGAAAAGACTCTTTTGGGGTAAACTTATTGGAATTAGCTTCCGTCGGAATTAATAAAAGGGCTCGCGTATTGATGAACCATTACGTGGCCACTTAATTGGCATACGCCCTTTCAATGGTGGTCAAAAACTACGCAAATTATCCTAAAACGAACTATCGACATAATCCCtaattatcatcaatatgaTCGAGGCTCAAGATCCACGAAGCAAACACGATCAATATCGGAAAGAGTATAGTCACTCATGATATCTATTAATACGAAACTGGCTAGATGATCTCTTTTGATGTCGCACtattaatcatttttaaataccCCGCATTAGTTTCGAACTAAGATAAACTTGTCATGAAATGTCATTAGTATACCCGAAAGCCCACGGagagacattttctttttattgttcaaCTTCTTCAGCCTATTCATCAAAAGGAAATCCCTATTAGTTTTTAACTGGTAGCAAGGATTTCATATAGCGACCAATCCGACAGGGAGTCATCTTCAAAACTTTGAGCCTTTAGTATTTAACAAGCGGACGTAAGATGATAAAAGGTTGATACCTACAAAAGtttcaaattgttttgttttgcggGTTACGAAGCAAGGTCGGGAAAATCGTCTCGTCGCAACTGCATgctctcaaatttttttttcaaaaaattgtaGATGGTAGCAGTATCTTTTGTTTTGCAAAGTGAAGATCTTTGTAGActtttaaaatgtaaatgatattttgGGTTCAGAACTCgctattggatttttctccaaGGAGCCGCGGAACCTGGTGGGGGGGGGTCTAGGAGCCTtcagccccaccccccccccaattttttttccaaaaccgtgaaCAAAAACGTAAAGATTACCCCCTGTTTGTGACTTTTTCatggccagcccccccccccgtccccccacACTTTTAAAACCATTCAATGGCCCCTGTCTCCACCTGAAGACCTTAGTTGTTCTGAGATTGTTTTCTGTTTGAGCCCTGACACATATTTTTAGTTAACAAGTTAAGGATCTATTCATACATAAATTGTGCCTTAGCGACCGTATGATATAACTTCTCTCTAAATTCCTGAGATTGAGAATAGTGCCTTCAGAGGAGTTTGATTGCTTCTGTCTAATTTCCTCAGATTAAAAATCTGTGGACCAATCGAGATTGAGATTGAGATTAAAtctgttaaaaatgaaattttttatctaattttagACGGTTACCTCCATTCCTCTTTTGATTCCCTAATAGCTCTCTAAAGAATTCTGAGAGAtctttgaaatttcaaaaaagatatttcaattAATAGAAAAAGGGAAATATGTGCGCGTGTTCTTTGTTCAGATCTGCGTTTCATCACATCAACATTTTCCTCCGACAaccagatctgacaattttccttgattttgatcgGCTGAGAaacactgttactatggcactatgataaaacatccgacaagtcgTTAAATGAAACGCTCCCTATGTAAAATGTCCATGTCACACCGGCGAAAGAACTCCGGACCGACCAAAGCTATTACATTATTTCGAATGGTATACCATCGATctgtttggagtcggtttcgttcgTGTGACTGCAGCAGCATCACCGTTATTGCGAGATGCCATGTTTCTTCATTTCTATCCCTTCTCGGTCAGctattataaaacatttttaaccATATGGAAAATCAAATCGGATAAAGTAGGAAAGTAGTTACTCTAAAATgtttcattaatattatcatatccCCTCGCACCATCCACACACAGGCACACAACACACTCGCGCACCCTCTCACACAAAACAGACAATACCTACGCGCACATAcacacattattttgtgtgtttgtgttGTTTTGTTATTGCTTCACGACTGTGGATGCCTCATGCCTGTGAAAAATACGTCATATGTTTGAAAGACCATTAAGACAAccatgattctttttttttcgaataCTATTTCGctttcctttaaaaatgttttttcttttttttctcagtaTAGTAGCCTGATAGTAGCCTACATTAAGAATGAACACGTGAAAATGAAGAAGCCAGCAAACGTTATGTTCATTAAAACAAAGTTGTTAGATGACATTGAATACacttttatttttgtgaaatgcaAATTTATCAATTTACTTTGAATACCTACGCGCACATACAcacattatttttgtgtgtttgtgttGTTTTGGAATGGAGTTACCTTACCATTTATATCAAGTGAAACCGTACACTGTTCCACGATCTCACATGTATAGTTCCCTTGATCTGCAAGCGAGGCGTAGTAGACTATAAGATCACCTTGGTACCAATTAGATGTCACCATGTGATATTTCGTGGCCGATGCATATGATACGTCATTCTTGTCTATCCCATTCCAATGGGCGACGCGGATTGGTCCGCCAGATCGTGACGTAAATGTCCATGTAATCGGTGATTTGACGGAAGTTTGGGAGGACCTGGATTTGGCACATGCGCACGAGAGTCTTACACTGGAACCAATCAATGTTGTGACCGTCATTTGTTGCTGAACTGCAAAGTGTACGAAAGAGTACTTTATTGcacttgaaaagaaaatatacataatatcGGTATGGTTTTGATAACTAGAGTAAAACAAAACAACCATAACagataaaattatatatttttttaaatgttagaGGTCCTTGAGTTTTACATCCTTGCAAACCTCCTGAGATTATTACAGAAATATTAAGCTATCCCATCAGCCAGGGGCAGTATTATTGAGACATGATGGTCATCACAATTGTCCCAAAGAGCAATGAAGAACACATTTCAAGTGTTAATGGAAATGAAAGTGGAATCATGCAATGGAgattaaacaaataattaacTTCCTTTTTGACTGACAATGCcccttgatcatgttgatattttGTGTGGAATTCCATGTGCCCCTGGCCACAAGTGTCTTTTCATTTAAAGTGCCAGTAGTCTTTAGTATTTCTCAAGCTTTGAACCGCAATGCCTTGAAGCCTATACTTCAGTTCTGTGAAACTGTAATTAAAAACTGAAGGACGATTGTCAAATACTGGCTATGGTTgctataatgatgataaatgtaatagcgatagtagtagtagtagtagtagtagtagtagttgtagtagtagtgataataataataataatactaatactgatactactactaataataatgataataatgataataataataataataataatgataataatgataataataataataataatatgttgataataataaaaaaataatataaattatatgGAAAATTAATATAGCGTTTCATACAAATATTTCTAAGCAATGCACATTATGCAGATAATTATTTGAGGCATTGGAACTACCTCTGAACATATTTAgcatatttgattttttcccctccAAAGTTTTACACTTTGACTACTTTCATAGCATTTATAAGTAAACCGAGCAGTTGCCTTCACTGTCATAACATTTAGTTGCTATGGAAAATATGTTGCTGAGCAACTGTTGCTGTGGAAGGTCGGTTGGAAACGTTGATTTGGGTGGTGTGATTGGATAATCATTGTTTGAGAAGTCAAAACAACTATGGTATATAAAGATTAGACAAGGCCATAGCCTATACAACCCGGTTGCTATATATCAGTGAATTGTCTTCAGAATATTCTATAACCAGGGAATTGAAAGTGAGATAACACTCTAAATTCAAAATCTTTGCAAAGGAATTCATAAAGAGGTTGATTGATTAACACatgttttgtttgttcatttttttctcttagcCTCTTCATAAGTGGCAAATCGGGAAGGCATATCCGGTCGGTGCCCGGCTTTTGAgagcaaaaaagggaaaatagtgaaaaatgtcGTGCATATTCaagtgaagattttttttttgttcttatcaatttttttttaaagaatgcccccttgaaaaatcctggatctgccccagATCTTCATAACGAAAACTTTATATTGACACATTTCTCAATTTATCTATTTAAGTATTTATACAAAAGGTCTACCCTCTCCGGGTTTGATAAACCACAATTTTGTTGTAATAAATTATAAGGTaattcatttcaattgtacaTTATGTGTGCATTATGATAATATTCGAAAATCAAGTATTATGACAATATTGTTGGAAGTAATTTATTGTTAATGATAGTTGAAAGCGATTGTTCATGCGTTGCAGCCGTGCCCCATTTTCGTTACCTTGTTTAGTTTTAAGAAATGTGTTATGACAGAGCATTTTGATACATTCATTTAGTATAATTATACAAGTAAATTCATACAAGCATTTCTGTTAGCGTTATCACATTGCTCTTTTAGCCTTAATTAATTATGCAGTAAATAAGCATGTGCTATCAGAGGGACAATCCCTCTGATATTCATTCGGTCATGTTGTTGAAAAAACAGGAACATCATATGCCTATCATAAGAGGTATACTTACTAGAGAAGTAGACCATATTAAGGAGAAGCAATGCATATAATCCCATATATCCCATACTTCTGTAGATTTATTCCAATGTAAATACAACTTATGGACACGCTAAATCCAAGCCTAAATCCTTGAGTGATCATTGTTGCATATACGTGGCAAGCGATACATGATCTATGAAATTGTCATTTCCCTTGTAACCAATCCTATATGCGAAACAAACGCACAATGTTTACATTAACTTCCActtgaaaatgtattttattttacttttacttCCTTGTATACATGAGCTTTCATATCCAGCAGAGGCGTATACAAGCCAAACAAATTAAAAGGAGGGGTGAAGTTGTGAGTATGTTGGACAATTTCTGAAGTTTCCTATTGAGAGAGGCTAGGGAACAACAACAAATATCGATATTTAATACAGAATTGGGAAAGAATACACATGTTATAAAGATGCCTAATGTAGGGAAGGTGAAGTTGGTTAATCATACTGTTAATCAAATACATGATCTTTGTTTATAGTTGGAATAGAAATAACCCCCCTCACCTcaagaaataaaacaacaaaaaatagaaaatgaacatGAGGAGAATAAACTAGCAAAAGAGAGGGGGATTTTAGTGCACCATCTCTGAAAAAGGGAAATTTTCAACAAGAGGTGACGAGGCAGGCACGGATATCATGGATCGATGATAGTACAGGGGGCTGTGTACTTCcgagggtgtgtgtgggggagttGTGCGGGTGTGGGTGGTGTGCGGTTtgtgtggaggtgccgtggccgagtggtctaaggcgcctggctatacataaaaagtccggggttcgatccccggccgcagcatctatgcctgtgagcaaggcgTTTAAACGTACAaggctcttttatcctgctttcaaataaatagaaatgctaaaggcattattggtaacatgatgtgcacttgttaaaaaagtGTTTTGTTTGTGATGGTGCTTTAGATGACGGTGGTGTTTTGAAGACAGATTAAACTTCTCTCAGACCTTTAGTTGCATTATGTCTCATGTTCTTTATGTTTAAACACTGatcaatgatgtatttctttttatatgaaagattaaaatgttttgttgattgcattataatatatgtttttttttattttggagagaaataaaacattacttaaaaaaagaatgttcTTCTTTGTACTAAACTTAATCGATATTGCCTCTTTTCTTAAAAAAGGAGGGATATCAGATAAATAACTAGGAAGCTCAGTTCTCCagatatcaaacaaattgatacaaatatataattaaaaaaaacattattaaagTAGGGGTACCCATTTCTCAAAATTTGGGAAATTTTAAGCACCGGATGGTTAGATGGCtgtatggatggatggatggatggattgattgattgattgattgattgattgattgatggactaatgaattaataaatgtatgaattgaTAAATACATACAAGAATGAACGAATAATTCATTTATCAGTGTTATGGGCCGCAAAATCGTCCTCGACCTCGAGGACTGAGGTTAATCATTGACCTTGTCCTCGGCCTCGGATGAAACCATCGGGTTAAGGCCGGTCGAGACCGAGAGAATCTTAGATTGCAAATGCCGAATGTTCCTAAAACCATGGCCAAATATACTCGTAAAACTGCTCATTATCGCAAGACAAAAGAGGTCAACAGCATCAAATTTTAACGTAACATTTCTCTCGCTGTATAACAATATATTCAAAAGCAAATTGCAgtaattgaaagagaaaatgtcatattttatagctacatgtaacaatatttcaaagtgaACCCGTCGACTTTTCATCAAACTAGAGTGAAAACTTTGACTTTGCCTCAGGCTTCCGGGTTgttttgaaatcaaattgtCTGGGAGTTTATCTAGacaatttgatttcaaaacAACTCGAAAACCTtaggcaaagtaaaaaaaaccaGTCGTCCTCAAAGGGTTAATAATATTGTTAAGTGGGTAGGTGGTTATGTATGAGTGTGTgtgaggatgtgtgtgtgtgtgtgtgtgtgtgagggggacTGAATAAGTGtactgtatatgtacatgtatgtgcaatgTATAACTGTATGTATATGTACTTCAGTGTATGTTTTATGGAGGTCtggaaaaataatacataacCAAAGCAAAGAGCATCAATGGGCAAAGAAACGACAGGTGTTTAGGGTTATGAAATCTGTGGCCGCTGCCACCAAATGATATCGCAATACTTGACTCTCCGGCctcgaccggccttgtattcgAATATTCGGCCTCGGTCTGGCCTCGACCCTTCCGGCCTTGGTCTTGTCCTCTGGTGGTCGGCCTTGGCCTCTGGCAATCCGGCCATGGCCTTGTCCTTGGGTGATCCAAGACTGTCATTTATAGACCAATAGATTTGGAGGGTGACTGATGTAATACCTAATTAAACAgatgccaaagttcattggcttATTAAAATCATACTTGattaaacgatttttttttcatgggtgAATGAATATAGCCTACATTAAACGAAACAAGGCAAATCGAATGAAGTAACTTAATGGACTTTATCTCGGCTTATTTTCTTTTCGAAATTTGATACACACGACTATTGAAAGTCGGAGAATATATCCTTTCAGTCAGTCATgttttttataaattatttagCCTCGGATGAAggtttttttgtaaattagaaCTTTGTACTTGAAACCTAGTTCTAGTTTCCATTCTAATGTACTCAAAATGGAGACAATTAATGATGCTAATGAGGACAGTGATCATCTTTTATTTCT carries:
- the LOC121421365 gene encoding hemicentin-1-like, giving the protein MGYMGLYALLLLNMVYFSIQQQMTVTTLIGSSVRLSCACAKSRSSQTSVKSPITWTFTSRSGGPIRVAHWNGIDKNDVSYASATKYHMVTSNWYQGDLIVYYASLADQGNYTCEIVEQCTVSLDINVPVSKVMITFNRGQFLKNGDVLTIEEHNLAFFKCYSFGAKPAANITWSFSRRPITFEVSRVSFSSYTYRGLFDSISTLKIRRTSVLGYLRLTCCGRGSGSSMANSSVILRTVAPLTPPTITGGTNITLATIRRSVILTCSTINSYPVAVIRWYVGGMEHPGTSHHRERHGRFDVTSYLELVVDGEDDGLEVVCKVSSPLKTVEKAVKLTVFAPPLSLTVNWTESPVTEGESLTVLCTAHGANPAPHVYWEKQTHRIKDTLRQNESLLHLSHATRRDAGRYRCLAENQISSAPFITSFTLLIFYEPVILTKLRTVIIPQQRRSVNITCVAEAIPPPVIEWTSQYYVTNLSRPIELISGTVIVGILEIPGNRGDLPLTNHVMCSASNIVGRTSWTIEIRYEQVSDDDRENFNVPTESTEDLPTLCGGYPDDSTKVPIERPLLIATISACFLFLLVAVLWYTRRRLKMDEFWLVRRDGFYVDMTRRRAGVPGISTVNEEIVSTTTSPRLTPSSGASIRFEFVSQQSVENTYDSIPVVSAMPTAIPNALQPRRRRVHSDDGYYYDVPPPPRGFDTIRRVQSRQLPNIPTVFVPPETMQAVLRSLSRDAGEMERPSLTLEQQPGGRSETIIREEVQLFKKNQLRRVLSL